actaggagtctagtggacggtatcagtactacaagtaaacatttaaattaagaaaaataaaaataatttttattttttaattaaatacgttatttataaattaatctgagggccgcaaaaagaggaggtgggggccgcatgcccgcgggccgccatttgcccatccctgatttAGAGGATATCCGCTCCATGGCAAACAGATGAGGGTTAAAGAGGACAGGTTAAAGATGACAGCTTAAAGATGACCGGTTAAAGAGGACAGGTTAAAGAGGACAGGTTAAAGAGGACAGGTTAAAGAGGACCGGTTAAAGAGGACCGGTTAAAGAGGACAGGTTAAAGAGGACAGGTTAAAGAGGACAGGTTAAAGAGGACAGGTTAAAGAGGAAAAAAAATcaaattgcgatttttctgacaaatattgcgattccaTTTGCGATATtctttttaagcgacccaacggaagtttattgtaaaatgcggccatatctccggctaggaaggtcacatcaacgtgctcccgtctctagcaccccgcaaccagagctacgagtgaaagaaatAAACCTACATGAAACTTCCTTTGGGtggctttaaagtcaagcttcagtttaaggttcaccctgtgatagaaacacgtgatggagcatCACTGACCTGACTCAGGTGCTTTGTTTCACCGAACCatctagagctccattggaagccatctgGAAAGGGCAcgcactttcaaaagcacttgatccaatcacctgccatcatgggccacttctgattggttaacaatggctggtacatgtggagcacagcacttctgattggttaacaatggctggtacatgtggagcacagcacttctgattggttaacaatggctggtacacgtggagcacagcacttctgattggttaacaatggctggtacacgtggagcacagcacttctgattggttaacaatggctggtacacgtggagcacagcacttctgattggttaacaatggctggtacacgtggagcacagcacttctgattggtgtggatgactgacacacaagaagaacaaaaaataaataaatgttaaaaaaaatcgcaggctttgcgatttgataatcgcatcatttcaaatcgcgatttccatttcaaatcgattaatcgttcagctcTAGACACAATCATTTATTTTTCGATCATATACACTACATCATTTAACATAAACGGTATGGGAATCTATACGTGGTGTAAAGCAACATTATTCTGGTGTGACTCATTTCTCTGGTTCTCCTTCTATTCCATCGAGTCCAGATGCAACAGCACTTTGGAGCGAGGCCAAATACAACCCAACACTGGCACACAGCTTCAGGCTCCACATCTGAAAGACGTGATGGAGTACTGCACTTTGATCACATTGGCTGAAAGTGAGAGACATATTTGATCAACAATGTTAAAAATAGAAGCAGCAGAGACTTTAAgtcaagttccaaaaatacACTGAATCCACCATTTCCCATATTGCATTTCAGCATCACCACATCTCTCCATGCTGGCCTTTCACTCAGCAGGTTGTGATGAGGCCTTTCTCTTACAAACCCGTGGTCTCCAGCCTGGCTGTAAGAGGGAGCCTCTCACCTGACCTGGAGCTCAGCGGGGTCTCCAGCCTGTCTGTGAGAGGGAGCCTCTCATCTGACCTGGAGCTCAGCAGGGTCTCCAGCCTGGCTGTGAGAGGGAGCCTCTCACCTGACCTGGAGCTCAGCAGGGTCTCCAGCCTGGCTGTGAGAGGGAGCCTCTCACCTGACCTGGAGCTCAGCAGGGTCTCCAGCCTGTCTGTGAGAGGGAGCCTCTCATCTGACCTGGAGCTCAGCAGGGTCTCCAGCCTGGCTGTGAGAGGGAGCCTCTCACCTGACCTGGAGCTCAGCAGGGTCTCCAGCCTGGCTGTGAGAGGGAGCCTCTCACCTGACCTGGAGCTCAGCGGGGTCTCCAGCCTGGCTGTGAGAGGGAGCCTCTCACCTGACCTGGAGCTCAGCGGGGTCTCCAGCCTGGCTGTGAGAGGGAGCCTCTCACCTGACCTGGAGCTCAGCAGGGTCTCCAGCCTGGCTGTGAGAGGGAGCCTCTCACCTGACCTGGAGCTCAGCGGGGTCTCCAGCCTGGCTGTGAGAGGGAGCCTCTCACCTGACCTGGAGCTCAGCAGGGTCTCCAGCCCTTTCAGGCATGTCTTACCAATGTCTCCGCCCCCATCTCTTAATAACAATGAAGTACGTTTATAAAAGTCAGGATTAGCATGAATGTTTCCTTAGTTCACGAAATGGCCGTTTTAGTCATCCTGCCCAAGGGCTTCTGGATCCAACTGTACCTTCTAACTTTGGAAGCAGTCACGCCACTCCGAAAATGTGGCTTGAGCCGAGGCTACAGTGTTGGCAGCATGTGGTCTCCATCTCTGAAGAGCTGAGCCAGCATCGTCTGACTCTGTTTAGTGTGGATGTAGTGCAGAGACTTGTTGCCTCTGCTTCTTTCAGGATATTCTTCAGGCTTTCAACTACGGATGTGCACAGTCATCTAAAGTCAGCCAATAGGAAGGCTAGTTCTCTGAGTGGACTTGTGATTGGCTTGAGTTTCCATCACTGAGAGCAGAACCAAGAGGAGGTCTAGCTTTCCTTCAGTACACTGTTATTACAGATGTGTGTAGTTCTTCATCAGTAATCATGTGGAGCCAAACACGTGTTGCCTCCCTCAGCCTGACACGTGTGTGCTTAAGGCTGTAGACATTACGTCCCTCCTCTGGCCAGAGGTTCCTCTCCTCTTTGCTGTCAATGGTTCAGAGCAGTGCCACTCTACATCTCTGTATAGGTTGAGCTGTTCAAGTATGCTACACTTTAGCCAGATTGCAATCCGTGGCATCACTGCAGAGGTTTAAATGCTGTCAAATGTGAACACACCTGGTGACGTCATCATGACCTCGTTTGGTCACATGTTACTGCTCAGTACTCTTAGAGGAGCAACCTGCGGTCGTGCATCTGTTCCATCTGGTAAGTGTCAGTTCTGTTCTCGGCAACAGTTCCTCTCTACGTGTAATGAGGGTGCATCCTTTAAGGTACATGGTGACAGGTCAGGTATAAGGTAAGTACAGCACGTGTCCTGGCCTTGTCTTGGATCCAAGTGTTGTCATCACTTCCCGTTGTGAAAACTGACAACCAATCAGAATCTGAATGTTCCCTTAAGTTAATAACTAATACAACTTTAGTTAAGACACTTGTGTGGCTTGTTAGACATAACAACATCTTGTAAACAAAGTTGATAAAAAGGGCAACTCAGGCTGAATGCACCAAGGAGAGAaactcttctctgttctgggaaACCTCAGTCCTGACCCCATGGTCAAAGTCTCAGGCAGCGGCAGCCTATCAGAAGTGAGAAGCTGACCTGTCTTTCCACTGTTAGGACACACAGTAACATGGCTAATCAAATGTAATATCACAATGATGATAGACATAGggaatatacagtatgtattcaAGCATCCTCGATGGCCAATTCAATGTGATGGCCGTCTAAAAACAGATGTCTGCCTCCAATGGGCCAAAGTCTGCTGAGCAGGGCCCTACGGATGGGAGGCCAGCGGTTCATGGTGGACTGAGGTGGCGGGGGGGAGGGCCACCTCAGCTGCTGGGGAGGGAATGGTGGTCGCGAGGTTATAGGTTGAGTTGGGTGATTGAGGAGACGCTAGGTGGCTGTAAATGGGCCTGGAGGAGAAGGTGGGGGAGAGACCTTGTGGGGCGGTAGTGGGGGAGTCCAAGCTCACCTCGTCCCCCTCCTCTGAGTCCCACACCTCGCTCTGCAGGTAGTCTGCGAACAGCGCCTTGGCCCGCTGCAGCACCCGGCTCAGGTTGTGGCGCCGCACCAGGCGGTCGAAGTGCATGGCCAGCTCGTTGTAGTCAAAGTTGTTCTTGATGATGTGGTCTCGGTGCTCCAGCAAGATGGACAGGGACAGGAAGAGCATGAAGGGGTTTCCTTTGCCAAACTCCTGGGGGGGCGGCAGGGAACATGGTTTGATGCTGGTGCTCATGTTGGCTGTATGGCTGGGGGATCTGTGGCCTGGGGAAGGGAGGTTGTTGGAGCACGACCTGTTGGGGGAGGAGCCTCTCCCaaagaacagagtgggcgaagAGAGCAGAAAGCGGTTGTGAGCGTGGGATGGAGACGCGTTCCTTACAGTGGACGGGGAGGGGGACATAACCCCTGTGCTGCTGAGCAGCTGGGCGGAGGAGGTGAGTACTTTAGTGAGAGTTCTAGTTAGACTGTGACTCCCATTGGCTGTGGAGTTTGGAGGAGAGTCTGGAGAAGCACCTGGCCAGCTGGAGGGAGACGCTGGAGACGCGAGAGCGGCCGAGGGGCCGGGTTTCCACATGTGCAGGCCACTAGGAAGGAGAGGAGGTGATGATGCTGGAGAGGAACAGCTTCTTATGAGAGGAGTTCTCTCTCCCGGGTCGTCCTCACTCTCCACTGTGGACCGGCGCCTTGGGTCGCTTGTCACTGAGTCTGGAGACCCCAGACCCGGCTCCCCATCCTCCATGTGAAAGCTGTCTTCATTTCGGGCAGTATAGTATTTAAACTCCCCGAAGCTCGTCTGCCTTTCCAGAGCTGCAGCCTGCGAAGCTGCTTCTCCCTTTGTCCCTGGGGAGACATCACACTCGTGGTCCTCGCTTCCCGTTGCTCTTTGACCTCCTTGTTCTGCGAGGACAGCATCTCTGCTCACGTCCTCTCCTCGTGAAGGCCTCAGCATGTGCCGTCTGCGTTGCTTCTCCTTCTGTTCCCCATCTTCTCCCCGGCAGGTCTGCACCCTCTTCTCCTCGTCTCCGCAGGACATCTCTACATTCACATTGGTCTCCACAGGCGGTCCAATAAGCTCCACTTCGGTCTCAGGAGGGTCCGGGGGCAGGGAGCTCCAGGTCACCTCCAGCATCCTCAGAGCGTCCTCAAATGCAAACTCCCGCTTGAGCTCCAGCAGCAGCCAGCGGTAGCAGAAGAACAGGTCGTCGGCCCCCCTGGACACCAGGTACGAGTAGAACTCAGGGTCCGAGTACTGAAGCAGCACCTTGAGGTGCtggaacttcacagacatgagCTGCCCGTCAGGCCGGAAGTTTCCTTCCAAGCGCTTCATGATGCCACAGAAGCAAATGAACGCATGTGCCTCATTGTCCATCACCGCGAGTATCGGGGAGGCGATATCGCTCATTCCTTGACAGTATGAGATCTGAAACACAACAAgcacagcgtcacagactgtcTGCAGTTCCATCATACACACTTCTGCATGATTTTATTCATTAAGACTTTCATTAAAACTAAGAAAGAAAGTTCCAAAGTATTTTTAACTCAAAGATAGACACCTTCCTatgctttaaaatatgtatacatttaaaaccaCGACAATCAAACCTCTATGATCCATTCATGTGTGTGGGAGTGAACACGGGgatcttatggcgcgtttccactgcagcgggtcgctcgctttaagcgtgccgagccgtgcggggcccgtttttggttgcgtttccacttggcctagttttggcccggggcgactttttcaccttttttctggcccgactaaatcgtggttctagggccaggaacaaccaggctgagtcgggctgagcatgctaaactagagagagaatcgctggcaagggggcgacaactacaacaagatgaacatatgtgaccgtgatttaattgtaatacacgtttctaaatgatgccgaagtaacaacatactgataccggttagtaaacaccatgaatgaatgctttgagtctgcagacagacggcaggcgaaaacccttttaaaatgcgtgttttctaaatggagatcggctaagctaacgttatatatgctccgaccgtccacactcacagcgacagacataaataaagcagcgactgtattctccatgactcaggcagtctgtggtttgtactcgtttaacttctgtctagtttctgaacagatctgaggagctgtgagctctgagggctaacagctaacggctgtgttgtttttctggggtcttattgaagatgacgtcacggctccgcctacactgcgttactatagtaactaccccagttcctaaactgtaatggaagcgcagcattaaagtgagccgggcctaataaggcccagagccatagagagataagagttacgacactctttgatgtcgccgccagccggtcacgtggtttatgtatgccgggatagttcaaaacgcacttccgtggcaatgcttctctatggcaaaaacagcacaaacatagtcaaaatagtcatagattaaaccaacgctgttattttttaaagattgctttcatatttacatgattgtggttacactttgtatggattggcaatatttacaagtttcgttatttaacgatattttgaggggaaagtgtGGCAGCACACGCAGGCTATGTTGCTGTCACTGCCAGGGCAGTCACGTCCGTAGGATAGCTGCGCTGCGCTGTCATGTTCTTCTATGGGACGGACAGACAGCAGCATTGCGTTATTGAAtggtaaatatatattaaaaaaacacacacacccaagtactttctcagctgtaattgcattattgcatactttttattgacagttttgcatttggagaggcagggtgacaacggaaagcttggtagcctattacttattaagaacagtgtatggaaaatgtgttagaacaaaacaaagtcaaatgaatgagaacaaagagggttagggttcaacagaaaaagattaattcagccaaaaaacacaattttgattaatctaaagtgtaaaacaatcttcaacacagacccAATTAGTGCCCTTGGACAACAACACATATGGTGGGGCAAAGAAACGATAAATTAAATTGAGAGAGTGGGAGACTGAAAATGATACTATGATaaatattcaaactatttacaaaactatttacagaagctcctgttgaaccatggttcaacagagcaacacaaacaggtttgtcaacaatgcaaattaaaatgacgaggccactttgccagggggaggcgatccagcgacgagacaataaagcaattcatattaagttctgttgagacaccacaggatataaaaccttccaagcgatgacctctcctcacctttcacctgtatttcctcaggagactcaggtccttcaacgtctgcagcacaataagcacccacccacaattgttgttcgcacaagcataattgtgcgaacaacaattgtgggtgggggcattttacaaatatttacaaacaactatttgcaaaaaagcaactatttacaaaaaagcaatacagaacTCTAGTCTCGGGCATCCAGGGGCCtaatcattttgaaaaaaacaagaaggTTCTTTGTGAAAGGGACATCCTCTTCATCTGTTTCCTGGGCCCTAAGAAGCAGAGCAAGAATAGGAACAGTGGTGAATAAGGGGAGAGAATACCGTTgggagcagactgaacagaggacatagcaatattcatgttaaaatgtttgcacaataaatattatggcactttcgtttatattgcattttaatagatcAGT
This region of Pseudochaenichthys georgianus chromosome 6, fPseGeo1.2, whole genome shotgun sequence genomic DNA includes:
- the tbc1d25 gene encoding LOW QUALITY PROTEIN: TBC1 domain family member 25 (The sequence of the model RefSeq protein was modified relative to this genomic sequence to represent the inferred CDS: deleted 1 base in 1 codon) — protein: MAGEEERGVVRVKVKKCDQVLPVEFRSFAVDPQITSLEVLQHILIRAFDLNGKRNFGISYLSRDWSGAEMYLSLLSDGDLDAAFVSSAKPVLQLKMDIKPLEESPVMEDWDIISPKDVIGLEQLLPERTRTLASAALPLTQSLLTQVGRTLSKVQQAFSWAYGEEIKPFKPPLSDAEFHSYLNGQGQLSRPEELRLRIYHGGVEPSLRKVVWRYLLNVYPDGLSGQERMDYMKRKTREYDQLKREWTARVSYEDLEFIRGNVLKDVLRTDRAHPYYAGSEDSPHLTALTDLLTTFAITHPQISYCQGMSDIASPILAVMDNEAHAFICFCGIMKRLEGNFRPDGQLMSVKFQHLKVLLQYSDPEFYSYLVSRGADDLFFCYRWLLLELKREFAFEDALRMLEVTWSSLPPDPPETEVELIGPPVETNVNVEMSCGDEEKRVQTCRGEDGEQKEKQRRRHMLRPSRGEDVSRDAVLAEQGGQRATGSEDHECDVSPGTKGEAASQAAALERQTSFGEFKYYTARNEDSFHMEDGEPGLGSPDSVTSDPRRRSTVESEDDPGERTPLIRSCSSPASSPPLLPSGLHMWKPGPSAALASPASPSSWPGASPDSPPNSTANGSHSLTRTLTKVLTSSAQLLSSTGVMSPSPSTVRNASPSHAHNRFLLSSPTLFFGRGSSPNRSCSNNLPSPGHRSPSHTANMSTSIKPCSLPPPQEFGKGNPFMLFLSLSILLEHRDHIIKNNFDYNELAMHFDRLVRRHNLSRVLQRAKALFADYLQSEVWDSEEGDEVSLDSPTTAPQGLSPTFSSRPIYSHLASPQSPNSTYNLATTIPSPAAEVALPPATSVHHEPLASHP